From a single Thalassophryne amazonica chromosome 7, fThaAma1.1, whole genome shotgun sequence genomic region:
- the utp11 gene encoding probable U3 small nucleolar RNA-associated protein 11, producing MSSFRKALKSRQRNHHERSQPAFRKGLGLLEKKKDYKLRADDYHKKQNTLAALRKKALEKNPDEFYFNMISSQLKDGVHVAKKPKEEVEVTEEQVKVMRTQDIKYVEMKRVAESKKIERMKAELHLLDADKKQKNKHTFFVDSKKEVRSFNLAEHLNTAPELVHRVYNRPTLKTLETETIQGAVWPHTMKKLARQRQHQYRILAQRIDREKKMFVITQKIQTRRDLQDKTKKVKVKNETTTCPAIYKFKAKRKR from the exons atgtcttcGTTCAGAAAAGCGTTGAAATCTCGACAGAGAAACCATCATGAGAGATCTCAG CCTGCTTTCAGAAAAGGTTTGGGACTGTTGGAGAAGAAGAAAGACTACAAACTCCGTGCAGA TGATTATCATAAGAAGCAGAACACTCTTGCTGCTCTACGGAAGAAAGCTCTGGAGAAAAATCCAGATGAGTTTTACTTCAACATGATCAGCTCTCAGCTGAAA gatGGAGTTCATGTTGCAAAAAAACCAAAGGAGGAGGTAGAGGTGACAGAGGAACAGGTGAAAGTGATGAGAACACAAGATATCAAATATGTGGAGATGAAAAGGGTCGCAGAATCAAAG AAAATTGAGAGGATGAAAGCAGAGCTCCATCTTCTGGATGcagataaaaagcaaaaaaacaagcaCACATTTTTTGTGGATTCTAAGAAGGAAG TGAGGTCATTTAACCTGGCAGAACACCTCAACACGGCTCCTGAGCTGGTGCACAGAGTGTACAACAGACCGACACTGAAAACTCTGGAAACTGAAACCATCCAGGGAGCAGTGTGGCCTCACACAATGAAG AAGCTGGCCAGACAGAGGCAGCACCAGTATAGGATACTTGCCCAGAGGATCGACAGAGAAAAGAAGATGTTCGTCATCACCCAGAAGATCCAGACTCGCAGGGACCTACAG GACAAGACCAAGAAGGTTAAGGTCAAAAACGAGACGACAACTTGTCCAGCTATTTACAAGTTCAAGGCCAAGAGGAAACGCTGA